Genomic DNA from Providencia sp. PROV188:
CGATGAAGAGCAGCTCAACACTCTGTGGTCACGCTGCCATGCGGATTATTTCTTGCGCCACACGCCGACTCAACTGGCTTGGCACGCCAATCACCTGCTCAAACATGATTTAACCCAGCCTTTGGTGTTAATCAGTACTCAACCGAAACATGGCGGAACAGAAATTTTTATCTGGTGCCACGACAAAGCGCATTTATTTGCAGCCGTTGCCAGTGAGCTGGATAGACGCAACCTCAGCATTCATAGCGCTCAAATTTTTACTAATAAAGATAATATGGCGATGGATACTTTCGTGGTACTCGAACCTAATGGCTCGCCACTTTCGAAAGATAGATATGAACACATTCGTAAGGCGCTGTTACTGGCAGTTCAACAACCTGAAATTCCATTACCAAAACCGCGAACTCTCCCTGCGAAGCTACGTCATTTCAGCGTACCAACCAAAGTGAATTTTCTACACTCCAATAATGACCGTCGTACCTATATGGAGTTATTCGCGCTTGACCAACCCGGATTGCTCGCCAAAGTGGGGCACATTTTCGCTCAAATGGAGATTTCTTTATATGGCGCCCGCATCACGACTATTGGCGAAAAAGTGGAAGACTTTTTTGTATTGGCAGATAGAGAACACAAAGCGTTAGATAAAAATATGCAACAAGAGTTATCAGAAAGGTTGACAGAAGCCCTTAAATCGAAGGATAAAATATAGTGCCAGTCTAATTTATGGCATGTTACCTGACTGAGAATCATTGAAGGAGAAACAGCATTAATGCAACAATTACAAACAATTATTGAGCAAGCATTCGAAGATCGCGCATCCATTACCCCGAATACTGTCACGCCAACAGTCAAACAAGCCGTGATGGAAACCATCGCTTTATTAGATAGCGGTAAACTGCGTGTTGCAGAAAAAATTGCGGGTGTTTGGGTCACTCACCAGTGGCTGAAAAAAGCAGTTTTATTATCTTTCCGTATTCATGATAACCAAGTCATCGAAGGCGCTGAAAGCCGCTATTTTGATAAAGTTCCAATGAAATTTGCAGATTACGACAAAGCTCGCTTTGAACGTGAAGGCTTCCGTGTTGTTCCACCAGCAGCCGTACGCCAAGGGGCTTATATCGCCAAAAACAGTGTATTGATGCCATCTTACGTCAACATCGGTGCGTATGTTGATGAAGGAACAATGGTTGATACATGGGCAACAGTCGGTTCTTGTGCCCAAATTGGTAAAAACGTTCACCTTTCTGGTGGCGTCGGCATCGGTGGTGTTCTGGAGCCATTACAAGCAAACCCAACAATTATCGAAGATAACTGCTTTATCGGCGCACGTTCTGAAGTGGTTGAAGGCGTGATTGTTGAAGAAGGTTCCGTGATTTCTATGGGCGTTTATCTGGGTCAAAGCACCAAGATCTATGACCGTGAAACGGGTGAAATCTTCTATGGTCGCGTACCTGCGGGCTCCGTTGTTGTTTCTGGCAACTTACCGTCCAAAGATGGTAGCTACAGCCTGTACTGCGCCGTGATCGTGAAAAAAGTCGATGAAAAAACCCGCGGTAAAGTCGGTATCAATGAGTTATTAAGAAGTATTGATGAGTAAGTATAGATCAGTGACTTACTTGTAAGTTACCGAATCAATTACTAATCAAATTCTAAACTCTCTCACCTCCCCTTATAGTTTAAGGGTTGTAAGGTGTAAAACGCGAAGCTACCCCGAAGCGCATGTCCATCAGCGAATCGGGTAGCCGAGTGTCCCATTGAGTCATTGCTCCGCTGATCTATTGATTCACAATGGAAAATCCTGCACCTCAAGCATAAATCTCTCGTTAAGTCAGCAGAAGCCTCTGGGTTATAGATAGATAACGCAAATAATAAAGCAGATTCTATTACAAACAGAGGTTGGTCAAACTGGATTAATCGCGCATAATATGACCGAGAATTTACAGCCCTTGGTCAATTAGCTGCTATTATTAGATGGTTGTTTTGTAACTCATCATTTTATAAGCAATTAGGGCTCAGTAAATGGTTATAAAAAGAGACTGCCTTGTTTATAGCCCTTATTTATAACCCTAAAAGTCATCGACACAGTCCCTTACGATTAAGCGAGCTAACATGTACGATAATTTGAAAAGTTTAGGTATCAGCAATCCGCAAGATATCGACCGCTATTCCCTGCGCCAAGAAGCTAATAACGATATTTTAAAAATTTACTTTCGCAAAGATAAAGGCGAGTTTTTCGCTAAAAGCGTGAAATTTAAGTACCCACGCCAGCGTAAAACTGTTGCAGCAACTGATGGCAGCAACAACTTCAAAGAAATTAACGAAATCAATACTAACTTACGTTATGTGATTGAAGAACTAGACCAAATTTGTCAAAACGACCAAACAGATGTTGATTTAAAACACAAAATTTTGGATGACCTGCGTCATTTAGAACACGTTGTGTCCAATAAAATCGCAGAAATTGAAGCGGATCTCGAGAAACTTACTCGTAAATAGTCCAATTCCTCACTGCACTGTAAGCCGACCTGTTTACAGTGCAGATGCATAAGGCTCGCGATTTACAGCAAATCCGCCCAAGATTGTAACCACACTTTGGCGAACTCTTCCGGCTCTTCCACTTCAGTGGCATCAATAAACAACACATCGCCAATACGGCTGCCAGATTGCTCAGCTAATAACTCATCAAACTGTTTACCCGCTCCGCAGAAGTTCTCATAGCTGCTATCACCTAAGGCAATCACGCCATATTTCAATTCAGGTTGATAGCCGACAACATCTTTAATTTCATAAAAAAGAGGCGCAATGGTATCGGGAATATCACCTTGTCCGGTAGTGGAAGAGATCACCAGAGCAACGCCTTCCCCCGCATTATAGACTTGCCAATCCGCTAGCGTTGGCTCCTCAAACACTGCCACTTCATGACCTTGCTGTTCGAAGATCTCTTGCGCCACTTCCGCAACCGCTAATGCGTTGCCATACACTGTTCCGACAAAAATTCCGATTTTGGACACTACGTCCTCCTTATAAAAGTCTATCAAACAGGATAATCAATCACATTAATATCGAGCTTTGAGACAGTATCACCCCATCCAAATTGTTCAACTAATGATAGCCATTGTGCATCCCATGCCGCGACTAACGATATTT
This window encodes:
- the dapD gene encoding 2,3,4,5-tetrahydropyridine-2,6-dicarboxylate N-succinyltransferase, which gives rise to MQQLQTIIEQAFEDRASITPNTVTPTVKQAVMETIALLDSGKLRVAEKIAGVWVTHQWLKKAVLLSFRIHDNQVIEGAESRYFDKVPMKFADYDKARFEREGFRVVPPAAVRQGAYIAKNSVLMPSYVNIGAYVDEGTMVDTWATVGSCAQIGKNVHLSGGVGIGGVLEPLQANPTIIEDNCFIGARSEVVEGVIVEEGSVISMGVYLGQSTKIYDRETGEIFYGRVPAGSVVVSGNLPSKDGSYSLYCAVIVKKVDEKTRGKVGINELLRSIDE
- a CDS encoding DUF3461 family protein, encoding MYDNLKSLGISNPQDIDRYSLRQEANNDILKIYFRKDKGEFFAKSVKFKYPRQRKTVAATDGSNNFKEINEINTNLRYVIEELDQICQNDQTDVDLKHKILDDLRHLEHVVSNKIAEIEADLEKLTRK
- a CDS encoding flavodoxin, whose protein sequence is MSKIGIFVGTVYGNALAVAEVAQEIFEQQGHEVAVFEEPTLADWQVYNAGEGVALVISSTTGQGDIPDTIAPLFYEIKDVVGYQPELKYGVIALGDSSYENFCGAGKQFDELLAEQSGSRIGDVLFIDATEVEEPEEFAKVWLQSWADLL